From a single Clostridium isatidis genomic region:
- a CDS encoding glucose-6-phosphate isomerase: MKKGLRLDLSKVEPYAKVTELEKMAAMVKGAHETLHNGTGAGNDFLGWIDLPVNYDKEEFSRIKKAAQKIKGNSDALIVIGIGGSYLGARAAVEMLNSNFYNLLGKDKRNNPQIFFVGNNISSTYIADLLEAIEGLDISINVISKSGTTTEPAIAFRIFKDYLEKKYGVEGSKERIYVTTDKQKGALKSLADEVGYETFVVPDNVGGRFSVLTAVGLLPIAAAGIDIDEMMQGARDAREAYANPDLENNDCYKYAAMRNVLYNKGKDIEVLVNYEPNLHYFNEWWKQLYGESEGKDQKGIFPAAVDFSTDLHSLGQFIQDGKRNMFETVLNVEKAKKEITIGEVEGNLDGLNFLSGKTVDFVNKQAFRGTLLAHNDGGVPNMVLNIPEISAYYFGYMVYFFEKACGISGYLLGVNPFDQPGVEAYKKNMFALLGKPGFEDLKAELEAKLK; encoded by the coding sequence ATGAAAAAAGGTTTAAGATTAGACTTATCTAAAGTGGAACCATACGCAAAAGTTACAGAACTAGAAAAAATGGCAGCAATGGTAAAGGGAGCTCATGAAACTCTTCATAATGGAACAGGTGCGGGAAATGACTTTTTAGGATGGATAGATTTACCTGTAAACTATGACAAAGAGGAATTTTCTAGAATAAAGAAAGCGGCTCAAAAGATAAAGGGAAATTCAGATGCTTTAATAGTTATAGGAATTGGTGGATCATATTTAGGTGCAAGAGCAGCTGTAGAAATGTTAAATAGCAATTTCTATAATTTACTTGGCAAAGACAAGAGAAATAACCCACAAATATTCTTTGTTGGAAATAATATAAGTTCGACTTACATAGCTGATCTTTTAGAAGCAATAGAGGGCTTAGATATTAGTATTAATGTTATTTCAAAATCAGGTACTACTACGGAACCTGCAATAGCCTTTAGAATATTTAAAGATTATTTAGAAAAGAAATATGGAGTAGAAGGATCAAAGGAAAGAATTTATGTAACTACTGATAAGCAAAAGGGAGCTTTAAAATCCTTAGCTGATGAAGTTGGATATGAAACTTTCGTAGTTCCAGACAATGTTGGTGGTAGATTCTCAGTTTTAACAGCAGTAGGTTTATTACCAATAGCAGCAGCTGGAATTGATATAGATGAAATGATGCAAGGAGCTAGAGATGCTAGAGAAGCATATGCTAATCCAGATCTTGAAAATAATGATTGCTACAAATATGCAGCAATGAGAAATGTATTATACAATAAGGGTAAGGATATAGAAGTTTTAGTTAACTATGAACCAAACCTACACTATTTCAATGAATGGTGGAAACAATTATACGGAGAATCAGAAGGAAAAGACCAAAAAGGTATATTCCCAGCAGCAGTTGACTTCTCAACTGACTTACACTCACTTGGACAATTCATCCAAGATGGTAAAAGAAATATGTTTGAAACAGTTCTTAATGTGGAAAAAGCTAAAAAGGAAATAACTATTGGAGAAGTAGAAGGTAATTTAGATGGATTAAACTTCTTATCAGGAAAGACTGTAGACTTTGTTAATAAGCAAGCTTTCAGAGGAACATTATTAGCTCACAATGATGGTGGAGTTCCTAATATGGTATTAAATATTCCAGAAATTAGTGCTTATTACTTTGGATATATGGTTTACTTCTTTGAAAAAGCTTGTGGTATAAGCGGATACTTATTAGGAGTTAACCCATTCGACCAACCAGGTGTTGAAGCATACAAGAAAAATATGTTTGCATTACTTGGAAAGCCAGGATTTGAAGACTTAAAGGCTGAATTAGAAGCTAAATTAAAATAA
- a CDS encoding PTS glucitol/sorbitol transporter subunit IIB — protein sequence MGKYNAIKIVKGNGGFGGPLIVKPEEGRDTLLYITGGGAEPEIVQKIVKLTGCKAVNGFKTSVPDNEIFLVIIDCGGTLRCGIYPQKRIPTINVMPVGKSGPLAKFITEDIYVSAVGLDQISLAEAEDAVAATVIEEKKEEKREFKYSSDKKVSQTLAETSKSSIIQKIGMGAGKVVNTLYQAGRDAIQSLITTILPFMGFVALLIGIVQGSGFGDWFANKLIPLAGNGIGLVILGFICSIPVLSALLGPGAVIAQIVGTLIGVEIGKGNIEPSLALPALFAINTQCACDFIPVGLGLAEAEPETVEVGVPSVLYSRFLIGVPRVLVAWLASIGLYN from the coding sequence ATGGGAAAGTATAATGCAATTAAAATAGTAAAAGGTAATGGAGGATTTGGAGGTCCGCTTATAGTAAAGCCGGAAGAAGGAAGAGATACCTTATTATATATAACTGGCGGTGGAGCTGAACCAGAAATAGTTCAAAAGATAGTTAAGTTAACTGGATGCAAAGCTGTAAACGGCTTCAAGACATCTGTTCCAGATAATGAAATATTCTTAGTTATTATAGATTGCGGTGGAACGTTAAGATGTGGAATATATCCGCAAAAGAGAATACCAACAATAAACGTTATGCCTGTTGGAAAAAGCGGTCCTTTAGCTAAATTTATAACTGAAGATATATATGTTTCTGCTGTAGGTTTAGATCAAATATCCTTAGCAGAGGCAGAAGATGCAGTTGCTGCAACAGTAATAGAAGAAAAGAAAGAGGAAAAAAGAGAATTCAAATATAGTTCTGATAAGAAAGTATCTCAAACTCTTGCTGAGACAAGCAAATCAAGCATTATTCAAAAGATTGGTATGGGAGCTGGTAAGGTTGTAAATACTCTATATCAAGCCGGCCGTGATGCTATTCAATCTTTGATTACAACAATATTACCATTCATGGGCTTCGTTGCCTTACTAATAGGTATAGTTCAAGGATCAGGCTTTGGAGACTGGTTTGCGAATAAGCTAATACCACTAGCAGGAAATGGAATAGGTCTTGTAATTCTTGGCTTTATATGTTCAATACCAGTATTATCAGCCTTATTGGGACCTGGAGCCGTTATAGCCCAAATAGTTGGTACTTTAATAGGTGTTGAAATTGGAAAGGGAAATATTGAACCAAGCCTAGCGTTACCAGCTCTATTTGCAATAAATACTCAATGTGCCTGCGACTTTATACCAGTTGGTTTAGGTTTAGCTGAAGCAGAACCAGAAACTGTTGAAGTTGGGGTTCCATCGGTACTATATTCACGTTTCTTAATAGGGGTACCTAGAGTTCTAGTTGCATGGCTTGCAAGTATAGGATTATATAATTAA
- a CDS encoding PTS glucitol/sorbitol transporter subunit IIC, whose protein sequence is MDTIVKFAEGFMGLFDVGAETFVSWVTGIVPKVTLLLIFMNALIALIGQDKINKFAKIASKNVILAYGILPFLSAFMLGNPMALSMGKFLPERMKPSYYASASYHCHTNSGIFPHINVGEIFIYLGIANGIETLGLSTTPLALRYLLVGLVMNFFAGWVTDFTTKYVMKQQKIELSNEIVAK, encoded by the coding sequence ATGGACACAATTGTTAAATTTGCCGAAGGTTTTATGGGATTATTTGATGTTGGAGCTGAGACTTTTGTAAGCTGGGTTACAGGAATCGTTCCAAAGGTAACATTACTATTAATATTTATGAATGCTTTAATTGCTTTAATTGGACAAGATAAGATTAATAAATTTGCAAAGATTGCATCAAAAAATGTTATTTTAGCTTATGGAATTTTACCATTCTTATCAGCCTTTATGCTAGGAAATCCAATGGCTTTATCAATGGGAAAATTTTTACCAGAAAGAATGAAACCAAGTTATTATGCATCTGCTTCTTATCATTGTCATACTAACAGCGGTATTTTCCCACACATTAATGTAGGTGAAATCTTTATATATTTAGGAATAGCAAATGGGATTGAAACCCTTGGATTAAGTACAACACCTTTAGCCCTTCGTTATTTATTAGTTGGTTTAGTAATGAACTTCTTTGCCGGTTGGGTAACTGACTTTACAACAAAGTATGTTATGAAACAACAAAAAATTGAGTTAAGCAATGAAATTGTAGCTAAGTAG
- a CDS encoding YaiI/YqxD family protein, whose amino-acid sequence MRIIVDGDACPGISIIKNVAKKYNLPLIVYCDINHYIQLDYGEVKVVDSGFQSVDMYVVNTCKSKDVVISQDYGVAALCLGKGAFLLSPKGHLYTEKNIDLLLEQRHISQKIRKAGGRSSNPKKRTKEDDFRLEKNLINIIECNIKG is encoded by the coding sequence ATGAGAATTATAGTAGATGGAGATGCCTGTCCAGGTATCTCCATTATTAAAAATGTAGCAAAAAAATACAATCTTCCCCTGATAGTTTATTGTGATATTAATCATTATATCCAATTAGACTATGGAGAAGTAAAAGTTGTAGACAGCGGCTTTCAAAGTGTAGATATGTATGTTGTAAATACCTGTAAATCAAAGGATGTTGTAATTAGTCAAGATTATGGAGTAGCAGCCCTGTGTTTAGGAAAGGGAGCATTTTTATTGAGTCCAAAGGGACATTTATATACAGAAAAAAACATAGATTTACTTCTTGAACAAAGACATATTTCCCAGAAAATAAGAAAGGCTGGAGGAAGAAGTTCAAATCCAAAAAAAAGGACAAAAGAAGATGATTTCCGATTAGAGAAAAACCTAATTAACATAATTGAATGTAATATAAAAGGATAA
- a CDS encoding SDR family oxidoreductase produces the protein MEKTWLELEGKTVIVTGGASGIGKAVAQEFLNHGSNVVVCDMNPNKPKFNEEKGRVKYVVTNVVDRESVDEMIATTKEVFGSIDVVVNNAGINIPRLLVDPKVEKGKYELDEEVWDKVMNVNVKGVFNCTQAAAREMIKQGRGVIVNMSSECGLEGSEGQSVYAASKNAVNSLTRSWAKELGKLGIRVVGVAPGILEATGLRTDEYETALAYTRGITVEDLRAGYNKTSVTPLGRSGKLTEVADLVCYLASNRASYIHGVTYNIAGGKTRG, from the coding sequence ATGGAAAAGACATGGTTGGAATTAGAAGGAAAAACTGTAATTGTAACTGGAGGAGCATCTGGAATAGGAAAAGCAGTTGCACAGGAATTTTTAAATCATGGTTCAAATGTAGTTGTTTGTGATATGAATCCTAACAAGCCTAAATTTAATGAGGAAAAGGGAAGAGTTAAATATGTTGTTACAAATGTTGTTGATAGGGAAAGCGTAGACGAAATGATAGCAACTACTAAGGAAGTTTTTGGAAGTATAGATGTGGTAGTAAATAATGCAGGAATTAATATTCCAAGATTATTAGTGGATCCAAAAGTAGAAAAGGGTAAATACGAATTAGATGAAGAAGTCTGGGATAAGGTTATGAATGTAAATGTCAAAGGAGTATTTAACTGTACTCAAGCAGCAGCAAGGGAAATGATAAAACAAGGAAGAGGAGTTATAGTTAATATGTCTTCTGAATGCGGTCTTGAAGGTTCAGAAGGACAAAGCGTTTATGCAGCTAGTAAGAATGCTGTTAATTCATTAACTAGATCCTGGGCTAAGGAATTAGGAAAACTAGGAATAAGAGTTGTAGGAGTTGCTCCGGGGATTTTAGAAGCTACCGGTTTAAGAACTGATGAATATGAAACAGCTTTAGCTTATACTAGAGGTATAACAGTAGAAGACTTAAGGGCTGGATATAATAAAACTTCAGTAACCCCATTAGGACGTTCTGGAAAACTTACTGAAGTAGCAGATTTAGTATGTTATTTGGCAAGCAATAGGGCTAGCTATATTCATGGAGTAACATATAACATAGCCGGAGGAAAAACTAGAGGATAA
- a CDS encoding transcriptional regulator GutM: MNFWFLLICAGIAFMLQYLLTFIQIKSFTEYYKKLRKKGRVAIGKSRGAFHAGCIAMFAINEDGIILEGSYMQGVTVFARAKKLTGFEGKDVGSLTEEDCKGLMKPLKKSILEASSNYNIIMAGGEVLEPPSPIQRLTNIIIQKK, from the coding sequence ATGAATTTTTGGTTTTTATTAATATGTGCAGGAATAGCATTTATGCTTCAGTATTTATTAACCTTTATTCAAATAAAAAGTTTTACTGAGTATTATAAAAAGTTAAGGAAAAAAGGAAGAGTTGCAATAGGCAAATCTAGAGGAGCCTTTCATGCTGGCTGTATAGCAATGTTTGCAATAAATGAAGATGGAATTATACTTGAAGGCAGCTATATGCAAGGAGTAACAGTATTTGCTAGAGCAAAAAAATTAACTGGCTTTGAAGGTAAAGATGTTGGTAGTTTAACTGAAGAAGACTGCAAGGGACTAATGAAACCATTAAAAAAATCTATTCTAGAGGCCTCTTCCAACTACAATATCATAATGGCAGGGGGTGAAGTTCTAGAACCGCCATCACCTATACAAAGATTAACTAATATTATTATTCAAAAAAAATAA
- a CDS encoding N-acetylmuramoyl-L-alanine amidase family protein: MALIKKLISPDKYNLKCPYSMVPKGVCIHNTANDAAAANEISYMQSNGLATSFHIAIDDVEAIQGIPFNRNAWHAGDGVAGEGNRNYIAIEICYSKSGGDKFTKAEQRAAKEVAALLKQFGWNINNVKKHQDFSNKYCPHRTLDLGWQRFLDMINKELNKLRENIINDELYRVRQSWLEASSQIGAFSVLKNAIECVNNNPGYIVFNSSGKQVYPSPDKFYRVRQSWENPSTQIGAFTIFDNAVKCADQNEGYSVFNSLGIKLYP; the protein is encoded by the coding sequence ATGGCTTTAATAAAAAAACTTATATCTCCAGATAAATATAACTTAAAATGTCCTTATTCAATGGTACCAAAGGGAGTGTGTATTCACAACACAGCCAATGATGCTGCAGCAGCCAATGAAATATCCTATATGCAATCTAATGGCTTAGCTACATCCTTTCATATTGCAATTGATGATGTTGAAGCGATACAAGGTATTCCTTTTAATAGGAATGCTTGGCATGCAGGAGATGGTGTCGCAGGAGAAGGTAATAGAAATTATATTGCTATAGAAATTTGTTACTCAAAATCTGGTGGAGATAAATTTACTAAAGCAGAACAAAGGGCAGCAAAGGAAGTTGCAGCATTGTTAAAGCAATTTGGATGGAATATAAATAATGTTAAAAAGCATCAAGATTTTTCTAATAAATATTGTCCTCATAGAACCTTAGATTTAGGTTGGCAAAGATTCTTAGATATGATAAATAAAGAATTAAATAAATTAAGAGAGAATATTATAAATGATGAGCTTTATAGGGTAAGACAGAGCTGGTTAGAAGCTTCGAGTCAGATAGGAGCCTTTAGTGTATTAAAAAATGCAATAGAATGTGTAAATAATAATCCAGGATATATAGTTTTTAATAGTTCAGGAAAACAAGTCTATCCTTCACCAGATAAATTTTATAGAGTAAGGCAAAGTTGGGAAAATCCTTCAACACAAATAGGTGCTTTTACTATATTTGATAATGCTGTAAAATGTGCAGATCAAAATGAGGGTTATAGTGTTTTCAATAGTTTAGGAATAAAATTATATCCTTAA
- a CDS encoding BglG family transcription antiterminator: MKYFYDENRASKILNILEQKNSVSLESLAEKLNVSSKTIKNEVKNLNEQLENSAFVDIKHGIYKIYIFDRSKFEKVKQEIYYQRDFLNSPQRRMAFIVYKLINSKEPYLTDDLAYEMNVARTTIINDMKKIKEILSNYNLNITGKPNNGIVLEGNELDIRNFLLENIYEITYEDFKIDEDIVEFVKETISKYKLDKTTFDYFIKSLTVSFDRIMNGHPIKILSNKYGELLRSWEFEVVTTIVEEIERRLNINFALEERLFLTLPIVGMRTPTNIEEISQHVHITEEILNLVSDIIERIRFKMGFNITKDDILEDFIYHIAFLVNRLKYGVHLNNPLIDDIKENYKVAYKMAELAKEVIEENLKVSMTQDEVGFIAAYFGLFISEQELVKPKDYKIAVICGTGRVTAKLVESQLRNIFDSKTTIDLFSDDKVIGEVLDTYDLVLSTVKTKYNTNIRVLYIDKIFDKEVLKRKIKELLYSEKLDMPLVQGMDTLLLSILKEERFFILNSQLSYQENIDLMVDSLYSKGYVDEGFKDRIREREKKSTMAINDSVALPHTINYKSKQILISLGVSKDGVKINSHEKIKLIFLICLPEQTNDDSILVRVYDEIITIANNQKAVDDISKIDNFKELILYFVKENDIFD, from the coding sequence ATGAAATATTTTTATGACGAAAACCGCGCCTCTAAGATTTTAAATATACTAGAACAGAAAAATTCAGTTTCTTTAGAAAGCTTGGCTGAAAAGCTAAATGTCAGTTCTAAAACCATAAAAAATGAGGTGAAAAATCTTAATGAGCAATTAGAGAATTCGGCTTTTGTTGATATTAAACATGGTATATATAAAATTTATATATTTGATAGAAGCAAATTTGAAAAAGTTAAGCAGGAGATATATTATCAAAGAGATTTTCTTAACTCACCTCAAAGAAGAATGGCATTTATTGTCTACAAGCTTATTAATAGTAAAGAACCATACTTAACGGATGATTTGGCATATGAAATGAATGTTGCAAGAACAACAATTATTAATGATATGAAAAAAATTAAAGAAATATTGTCTAATTACAACTTAAACATTACTGGAAAACCTAATAATGGTATTGTTCTTGAAGGTAATGAATTAGATATAAGAAATTTTCTTCTTGAAAATATTTATGAAATTACTTATGAGGATTTCAAAATAGATGAGGATATTGTTGAGTTTGTAAAAGAGACAATTAGTAAGTATAAACTTGATAAAACAACTTTTGATTACTTTATAAAATCATTAACTGTTAGCTTTGATAGAATAATGAATGGACATCCTATAAAAATATTAAGTAATAAGTATGGTGAATTATTAAGAAGCTGGGAATTTGAAGTTGTGACAACTATTGTTGAAGAAATTGAAAGAAGATTAAATATTAATTTTGCCTTAGAGGAAAGATTATTCTTAACTTTGCCAATTGTAGGAATGAGAACTCCTACAAATATTGAAGAAATTTCTCAGCATGTACATATAACTGAGGAAATATTAAATCTTGTATCTGATATAATTGAAAGAATTCGTTTTAAAATGGGATTTAATATTACTAAAGATGATATTCTTGAGGATTTTATTTATCATATAGCATTTTTAGTTAATCGACTTAAGTATGGTGTTCATCTTAACAATCCTCTAATTGATGATATAAAGGAAAATTATAAGGTTGCTTATAAGATGGCAGAACTAGCCAAAGAAGTTATAGAGGAAAATTTAAAGGTAAGTATGACACAAGATGAAGTTGGATTTATAGCAGCATATTTTGGATTGTTTATATCAGAGCAGGAACTTGTTAAGCCAAAGGATTATAAAATTGCAGTTATATGTGGTACTGGCAGAGTTACGGCAAAGTTAGTTGAAAGTCAATTAAGAAATATCTTTGATTCAAAAACCACAATAGACTTATTTTCAGATGATAAAGTTATTGGAGAGGTATTGGACACTTATGATTTAGTTTTATCTACTGTTAAAACAAAGTATAACACAAATATAAGAGTTTTATATATAGATAAAATTTTCGATAAAGAAGTTTTAAAGAGGAAAATTAAAGAGCTTTTATATTCTGAAAAATTGGACATGCCACTAGTACAAGGAATGGATACTTTATTATTAAGTATTTTAAAAGAAGAAAGATTTTTTATCCTTAACAGTCAATTAAGTTATCAGGAAAATATTGATTTAATGGTCGATAGTCTATATTCAAAAGGATATGTAGATGAAGGCTTTAAAGATAGGATAAGAGAAAGAGAAAAGAAGTCTACTATGGCCATAAATGATTCTGTTGCATTGCCTCACACAATTAATTATAAGAGTAAACAAATATTAATAAGTTTAGGTGTTAGCAAGGATGGAGTAAAAATTAATTCTCATGAAAAAATAAAATTGATATTTTTAATATGTCTTCCAGAACAAACAAATGATGATTCGATTTTAGTAAGGGTCTACGATGAAATTATAACTATTGCTAATAATCAAAAAGCTGTAGATGATATTTCTAAAATTGATAATTTTAAAGAGTTAATTTTATATTTCGTAAAAGAAAATGACATTTTTGATTAG
- a CDS encoding YczE/YyaS/YitT family protein, protein MRKITEVELKEGLIMGNVLKKILRLIWGIILCGSSTVFMLNSNIGLLPWDIFHEGISNVTGITIGEASIIVSFIVFLLSMATGEKVGVGSIVNVFLAGWVIDFLNYINIIPKADHIFTGIIMVVTGLFLLAYGCYLYMSCGLGCGPRDSLLVGLNKKLNKSINLIKTVMEVTVLLIGILLGGSFGLGTVISALGTGYTMELIFKLKKINAAKIKQKSLIDSLHDLKTFFCLLSTKKSSIN, encoded by the coding sequence TTGAGAAAAATTACAGAAGTAGAATTGAAAGAAGGACTAATAATGGGGAATGTTTTAAAGAAAATATTAAGATTAATCTGGGGGATAATATTATGTGGAAGCTCAACAGTGTTTATGTTAAATTCTAATATAGGTTTATTGCCATGGGATATTTTTCACGAAGGAATATCTAATGTTACAGGTATTACAATAGGGGAAGCAAGTATAATAGTTAGTTTTATAGTGTTTTTACTTAGCATGGCAACTGGAGAGAAGGTTGGTGTAGGTTCTATTGTTAATGTCTTTTTAGCTGGATGGGTTATAGATTTTTTAAATTATATTAATATAATCCCTAAGGCTGATCATATTTTTACCGGAATAATTATGGTTGTAACAGGATTGTTTTTATTAGCTTATGGATGTTATCTTTATATGAGCTGTGGTCTTGGGTGTGGACCTAGGGATAGTCTTTTAGTCGGACTAAACAAAAAACTAAATAAGTCTATAAATTTAATTAAAACAGTTATGGAAGTGACGGTTTTACTAATAGGAATTCTATTAGGAGGAAGCTTTGGGTTAGGAACAGTTATATCTGCTTTAGGAACTGGTTATACTATGGAATTAATATTCAAATTAAAAAAAATTAATGCAGCTAAAATAAAGCAAAAATCATTAATAGACAGTTTACACGATCTTAAGACATTTTTTTGCTTATTATCGACTAAGAAGAGTAGTATTAATTAA
- a CDS encoding fructose-6-phosphate aldolase — protein sequence MKFLIDDVNIEKIRDIYDKFPIDGITSNPSILSRYGKQPYKVLKEIREFIGEEAELHVQVISEKAEGMIVEAYKIVQELGENTYIKIPVTREGLKAIKILSKENINITATAIYTQMQGYLAGKAGAKYAAPYVNRIDNLGADGIKTAKEIHDIYKNNNINTQVLAASFKNSQQVLELCRYGIGAATIAPEVIEGLIKNPTVDMAVKAFKDDFEKLCGEEKSMLNCK from the coding sequence ATGAAGTTTCTTATAGATGATGTAAATATAGAAAAAATTAGAGATATATATGATAAGTTTCCGATAGATGGTATAACAAGTAATCCAAGTATATTGTCAAGGTACGGTAAGCAGCCTTATAAAGTTCTAAAAGAAATTCGTGAATTCATAGGAGAAGAAGCAGAACTTCATGTACAAGTTATTTCTGAAAAAGCAGAAGGAATGATAGTAGAAGCCTATAAGATAGTTCAGGAATTAGGGGAAAATACATATATTAAGATACCTGTAACAAGAGAAGGGCTTAAGGCTATTAAAATTTTAAGCAAAGAAAATATTAACATTACCGCAACTGCTATATATACACAAATGCAGGGGTATTTAGCAGGAAAGGCAGGAGCAAAATATGCAGCACCCTATGTTAATCGAATAGATAATTTAGGTGCAGATGGAATTAAGACAGCTAAGGAAATTCATGATATTTATAAAAATAATAATATAAATACTCAAGTCCTTGCAGCCAGCTTTAAGAATTCACAGCAAGTATTAGAGCTCTGCAGGTATGGAATAGGTGCAGCTACTATTGCGCCAGAAGTTATAGAAGGATTAATAAAAAATCCTACAGTAGATATGGCTGTAAAAGCTTTTAAAGATGATTTTGAGAAACTATGTGGAGAAGAAAAGAGCATGTTAAATTGCAAATAA
- a CDS encoding PTS glucitol/sorbitol transporter subunit IIA, whose translation MNNKAIYQSKIKALGPLVETFKDEGMIILFGENAPDTLADYCYSIEVNPVKEQIKVGQTFVLDGISYKITAVGDVAERNLESLGHITLAFTGATQAPLPGTICVEQKEMPDLKAGSKIYILA comes from the coding sequence ATGAATAACAAAGCAATATATCAAAGTAAAATAAAAGCACTAGGACCTTTAGTAGAAACTTTTAAAGATGAAGGAATGATAATACTATTTGGAGAAAATGCACCAGATACCTTAGCGGATTATTGTTACTCTATCGAGGTGAATCCAGTAAAAGAACAGATCAAGGTTGGACAAACTTTTGTATTAGATGGAATTTCATATAAGATTACAGCAGTAGGAGATGTAGCTGAAAGGAATTTGGAAAGTTTGGGGCATATAACTCTTGCCTTTACTGGAGCAACACAAGCACCATTACCAGGAACAATTTGTGTAGAACAAAAGGAAATGCCGGATTTAAAAGCTGGAAGTAAAATTTATATCTTAGCATAA